From a single Maylandia zebra isolate NMK-2024a linkage group LG3, Mzebra_GT3a, whole genome shotgun sequence genomic region:
- the LOC112432531 gene encoding uncharacterized protein LOC112432531 has protein sequence MTSTQKDQHGARSQRSQEADKPHRRKGEKTYSCDECGKSFTLAGNLKKHQLIHSGVKPYSCDLCGKSFTQAGHLKKHQLIHSGVKPYSCDLCGKSFTEAGSLKKHQLIHSGFKPYSCDLCGKSFTQAGHLKKHQLIHSGFKPYSCDLCGKSFTEAGHLKKHQLIHSGVKPYSCDLCGKSFTQAGHLKKHQLIHSGFKPYSCDLCGKSFTDAGHLKKHQLIHSGVKPYSCDLCGKSFTQAGHLKKHQLIHSGVKPYSCDLCGKSFTQAGTLKKHQLIHSGLKAHNCELCGKAFALNSDLHRHLVTHSGIKA, from the exons ATGACTTCAACACAAAAG gaccaacatggagcgagaagtcagcgctctcaggaggccgacaaacctcacagaagaaagggagagaaaacctacagctgtgatgagtgtggaaagtcttttaccctggCTGGGAActtgaaaaaacaccaactcatccacagtggagttaaaccttacagctgtgacttgtgtggaaagtcttttacccaggctggacacttgaaaaaacaccaactcatccacagtggagttaaaccttacagctgtgacttgtgtggaaagtcttttaccgagGCTGGAAGcttgaaaaaacaccaactcatccacagtggatttaaaccttacagctgtgacttgtgtggaaagtcttttacccaggctggacacttgaaaaaacaccaactcatccacagtggatttaaaccttacagttgtgacttgtgtggaaagtcttttaccgagGCTGGACActtgaaaaaacaccaactcatccacagtggagttaaaccttacagctgtgacttgtgtggaaagtcttttacccaggctggacacttgaaaaaacaccaactcatccacagtggatttaaaccttacagttgtgacttgtgtggaaagtcttttaccgaCGCTGGACActtgaaaaaacaccaactcatccacagtggagttaaaccttacagctgtgacttgtgtggaaagtcttttacccaggctggacacttgaaaaaacaccaactcatccacagtggagttaaaccttacagctgtgacttgtgtggaaagtcttttacccaggctggaaccttaaaaaaacaccaactcatccacagtggactTAAAGCACACAACTGTGAGTTGTGTGGTAAGGCTTTTGCTCTAAATAGCGACTTACacaggcatctagttacccactctggaattaaggcgtaG